The following DNA comes from Acidaminococcales bacterium.
AATTGAATCCAATTGAAAACTTTTGGGCATGGCTAAAAGCTAAACTGCGCAGAACGCTCGCTAATTTTTCTTGTTTTGATGACGCTCTTTGCTACTGTTTTAAAAGTATTTGACTATAATCGCCAACTTCACGGGTATGTTCGATGAGGTCAATACCAAAGTCGGCGAAATCGCCGCGCAAGTCGGCAGTACGCCTGCAGACGGGAATGCGAGCGTATTTGCCCTTGTGCGAACCCTGTCCGAAGCGGAGAAAAAACCGCCGAAATTCGCTCATGGGCTACGGACTATCGGGGAGGCATTTTGATCTGCGCTTCACAGCGCGGCCCCAATTTGAGCGAACTTGAAAACAGGCTTTTCGCCATAAAGCCTTTCGCCGAGAAGCATCGCAAGGCGGCGGCCTATGAAGATGACTGGAAAATCGAGCCGAAAAAATACGCCTGGCTTTTCAAGGACGTTGTGCCTATTGAGCCGATACCCGTAAAAGGCAAATTGCACCTGTTTGAAGTGGCGCTTGACGATGGGCAAATAAGACAGATGTCCATAGACGAGTTCGATAATTACGCCTTCGCTCACGGTCTGCGCATAACCGAAGAAAAGTTGAGCAAACAACATATCGGAACTTCCCCGCGCAAGCGGGAAGCAGTTTCAAAATAAAGACAAAAGCAACGAGACAATTACGCATAAGGCTTGAAAAAGAGTGTTTAGGACAATGTCTGTCTCGGTAGATACGCAATGCGTTGAGTGCGATTTTGCGGATGATATTTAGAATCCGTTGTACGGTTTCATCCTGCCCCCGACAGGAATCCCCGCCAAAATGAACATCCGGCAGCCGATGCATGGATTCAACACTCCATTCGGCGCGGGCATGGCTCAAAAGTTCCCGCGCCGTCAGCGTCTTGCCGGATATGTAATAATGCCACTCTTTTGATGTTCCTGATTTGGCGGAGAATTGCGTATTGACCGCGCCGATACTGGGCAGACCCTCCAATTATTCTCCGGGTCGGCCCGGGTTGCCTCATCCGTTACAATCGCGGGCGCGTTTCTCAACGCGCCCGCGATTCTTTTCACAAACCGTTATGGATTTCATGGATTTTCTCAGTTGCTCATACTGAACGCAATCCTCTATGTCCCTTTTAAGGCGGGGCTGATTATCCTTTGCGCTTAACAGGCAGTCCGCTCCTTGCCCAACAATTGCTTTCGCGGTATCCTTTTGACAGTTCAACGCATCCGCGCCAACCATGCGCCCTTTCAGCCTCAGCATTTTGATCGGTCGCTGAACTGGCGGAATTTCGTTGCTTTTGCCTTCTGCCGCTTCCTGTCCAAGAGTTAGTCCCAGTTTCGCAATTTGCGCGCTAACGATATGCGCGGGTTTTCGTATCTCTCCACATTTGCCGTGGAACATATGGTCTTGCCATCGAAGGAAACGGCTAACCCTGCCGCTTTCTCCGGCAAAAGCGGCAGGACCCGTCTCGTAAAACATTCGCTCAGGGATTTTGGCTCCAACATCTTCGGCAAGCACGTTAACCAATAGCAGCCGGGCACGTGGCCAACGGAGAGCTTCCGGCGCGGCAATGCGGATGTTTTTTCTGGCTTGCCCATTCGTGTATTTGTTGCAAATTACGGGATCTGCGGAACGTCCCTGCGACTACGATAGTGCTTGCAGCCTCCGCGCCGCAAAAATACGGCTCGTATTCTTTGGTCAACTCTACCCATCAAATTATTCCGTTATCTTTAGCCCCCTTTCTTCTCTCATGTTCTCATTATGTCTTGTCTTCCCTGCTTTTTTGGAAAATTGACTTCCGTGCCTGACAACTGTCCGTGGCTACCAAGCCGGGAGATTTTCTCGTGCGGCAAGACGGCATCGCCGGCTTTCGCCAAGGCGGGCGCGGGCGGGAAAACATC
Coding sequences within:
- a CDS encoding ISAs1 family transposase — protein: MLAEDVGAKIPERMFYETGPAAFAGESGRVSRFLRWQDHMFHGKCGEIRKPAHIVSAQIAKLGLTLGQEAAEGKSNEIPPVQRPIKMLRLKGRMVGADALNCQKDTAKAIVGQGADCLLSAKDNQPRLKRDIEDCVQYEQLRKSMKSITVCEKNRGRVEKRARDCNG